In Haliaeetus albicilla chromosome 26, bHalAlb1.1, whole genome shotgun sequence, the sequence GTGGCTCCTTCCGATACAGAAAAGATTTCACAGTAGTGTTCTATTTGTGCATACCACTTTCACACAGAGGCTCTCTGGGCCACCCCGTCAGGGGGTGGAGTTCCTGCCAAAACTGCTTTGATCACTTTAAATGGACCTCTGAGCGCTATAGATTGTTGCCGGATAGTCCGTTCGGCTTCTCTCAAAGCTAAACTAACTACAAATAGACCCTTTTCCCAAGTCGTGTAccttttttcagcatctttaaagCTACGACAATAAAACCTAATGGGCCGAACAGGCCCCTCTGGACCCTTTTGCCACAAATGGATTGACAGTCCAGTCTTGGCAAATCCCCACTCAATTTGAACCGGGTCTGTTGGGTGAATGGGACCAAGAGCCTGATAGGCATTCGCTTCAAGCACCAACAACTGTAAAGCCTCATCATGGACCTGAGTCCATTCCCACTGAGCTCTCTTTCGCAACAAGTCATACAGGGGTCTAGCAATAATTGAGAAATCAGGAATGTGTTTCCTCCAGAATACGACCAACCCTAGTACATGCTGTAAGTCTTTCTTTGACTCTGGCATCTTAATCTGCTCAAGAGAGGAAAGGGTATCCAGTGGGATACACGTCATGCCTCCCTTCCACCAGATTCCTAAGAATTTTACCTCACTTGAAGGAGTCTGGATCTTCTCAGGTGGAATTGTCAACCCTATACTTTCCAAATGGGTGATGATGGCATTCTGGGTTTCTCTAACTTCTTCTATCTGCCTTCCTCCTATGAGCACatcatctatatattgataGATCTTTACCTCTGCTTTTATGGGAATTGTTTCCAACTCTTGTGCTAGAGCATGGTGAGCCAGCGTGGGGGAGTGCTTGTATCCTTGGGGCAGTCGTGTAAAGGTGTACTGTTGTCCTTCCCAGGTGAAAGCAAAGCGATCCCGGTCCTCAGGTTGTAAAGGGAccataaaaaacatatccttaaCATCGATTGTTGCCATGACAGGGTGGGATTGTTCCTGAATGGCAGCAATCAATTCAGCAATGTTTGGTACAGCAGCTGTTAGCGGACCTGTGTTGGCATTGAGCCTCCTGTAATCTACTGTCTATCTCCATTTACCGTTTGGTTTTCGGACTGGCCATACTGGGGAGTTGAAGGGGGAGTGAGTAGGAACTAAAACccattgtttctttaaatcctCCAAAACTGGCACGattccttctcttgctcctAGAGGCACTAGGTAGGGTTTAACATTTGTCAATTTGGAAGGGGGAAGGGTAGGTGCTGCTTGCAATAGGCGCAACCTCCATGCTAGATATTTTGGCTAACTGTCTAATCTGAGGGACACCAAAAGACCATGAGTTTCCCTGGGTGTCAAGCCACTGTCTACCCTTCAAACCATCTATACCTAAAAGGTTCATCTGGAAAGAACCTACAGCCACCATGGTATTAAGAGGATTTTCCTCCCCTGGCAGCCATAGTGTTGCCGGAATCATGGGCACTGATTGTGTTTTTCCAAAGGCATTTAAGACAATCAGATTTTTAGATGGGGCCGAAATCCCACATCGTTCTGCCTCAGTCCACCTTAGTGCAGTAATTTGTGCCCCAGTATCAATTAAAAAGGTCACTGGTCTTTTCTTTGGTCCTACAAAGATAGTAATCAGTAAATCTCCTTTTGCATTGCAGGTGAGTTGTTTAACAAACATCCACCCTCCACCTCCCCCCTCACCTTCAGGGGGCGGAGGATCTAGTTTCCcgccaccttctcctccttagTTGGCTCATCCTCAAGGTTTATCGAGGGTGGGGCACTAGGGTTTGGTTTGGAAACGGCCTTTCGCCCTGACCAATTCTGCACAAGCACCTCCAATCTTTGGTTCGAGAGCCTATCCATCAAGTCCCGGGGAATGCCTTTCTGAAGCCCTAGCTGCCACAGTCCCTGTCAACTTAGGGATTTCTCTCTTCCAGAGGCTAATTGCCGCCCACTAAGTTGCCATACGATCGTGTTTCCAGTTCTTTGAGATGATCCACTAACACGGCCGAATTTTCTCCCAAAGTCAATCAACTCCTGAGCTACCTCTCCCCATGTCCACACTTTTCTCCCTGGCCGCCGATGGTCAGGGGACATTCTCCCCTCCAGAGTGGACATAATCCTTTCTCCATTGGGGGTGTTGAGAATTGTCCCTCGTACTTGGATCCCTATTGGTCTCGGAGAGTTGGGGAGCCCCCGTATTAGAATACTCATCCTCTCTGGGtccacaggcagcagcatcGGGGAGCCCTGATGGGGCTTGAGCTCCCGGTCATACATTGTCTGGATACATGCCGCCTTTTGCACACTTTCCACTAGCTGATCCACCGTACTGGTTATGGCAAGGGGATCTCCCCTTTCCATGGGGTTTAACCCTCCAGCCCAGTACGCAGCTCTCTGAATCAATGACCATGGGGCCCGGTAATCGCCAGTTGTTAGAAACACACCTGGACCCCAatatccttctgcttctttctctgacaaCAAGATTCCATCTCCTCCTGACAAAGACACTCTCCACACATACTCCGTCTCAGATTCCTTTGCCatccttgaaaaatcttttctcaatTTTGTTAACTCAGTTGCTGTATATGGGGCTTCTTTAGTGATAACCTGAGGACGGTCATCGCTACTGTCCTCATACACATACTCTGTTTTAATCACTGGACACACGTGGGGGGGGCTCTCTACGGTCTCTTTTGCCCTTTGCAAATCCCCCTGAGGACAGATTTGCTGTGTCCTTTTCTCCACAGGCAGCATCTCTACCTCCGCCTCTATATTCACCTCTCTCGAAAGTTGCCTCTTCAATTCTTTCGTTAAAGCCTTAACAaggttcctttcctcctctaacaactgtttgctttcttgcaatTGTTCTTGCAGGCTCCCGATCATAACACTTTGACCAGacttttgcttcctctcttccatTGCGGCTGCCAGACTCGCTCCTAGCACCGCAcaaattattgcttttcctttcccctttttaaccTTAGCTTTCTCCTGCAAGACTCTTATCTTATCCACCACACTCTGTGGTTGAAACCAGTGGTTTCTCGCCCAGTATTGTCCCTGGACTGAGGGGCAAGATTGGTAGTCCTCTAAAAGATCATATAATTTCTCTATTCCTTCAACTCGTGAGGGTGCAGAATCACAAACACCAACAATTTCCTGAGCATCCATTTTCTCTAACAAAAATCAGGGGGTCTGCGTTCTGAGAGGGTCTCCCTCTCAGAAGGACACA encodes:
- the LOC138682039 gene encoding uncharacterized protein codes for the protein MDAQEIVGVCDSAPSRVEGIEKLYDLLEDYQSCPSVQGQYWARNHWFQPQSVVDKIRVLQEKAKVKKGKGKAIICAVLGASLAAAMEERKQKSGQSVMIGSLQEQLQESKQLLEEERNLVKALTKELKRQLSREVNIEAEVEMLPVEKRTQQICPQGDLQRAKETVESPPHVCPVIKTEYVYEDSSDDRPQVITKEAPYTATELTKLRKDFSRMAKESETEYVWRVSLSGGDGILLSEKEAEGYWGPGVFLTTGDYRAPWSLIQRAAYWAGGLNPMERGDPLAITSTVDQLVESVQKAACIQTMYDRELKPHQGSPMLLPVDPERMSILIRGLPNSPRPIGIQVRGTILNTPNGERIMSTLEGRMSPDHRRPGRKVWTWGEVAQELIDFGRKFGRVSGSSQRTGNTIVWQLSGRQLASGREKSLS